A segment of the Bacteriovorax sp. PP10 genome:
CAGGCCATTAATGATTAAACCAAATCTTACAGAGTTTCAGCAGTTAATGAAAACTAAGGTTAAAAGTATTAGTAGCGTTGAGAGATTGGCAAAAGAATTATTACAGTACGTCCAATATGTTTGCGTCTCTTCAGTAGAAGGAGGGACACTTCTTGTAACAAAAGATCATTCATATTTTGGAAAAATACCTCATGTTAAAATTAATTCGACTGTTGGGGCCGGTGACTCAATGGTAGGCGCAATAGCCAGAGAGTTTTTTAAAAATAACTCTGATCCTGGTGATCTATTAAGATGGGGGCTGGCCGCTTCTGCCGCAACACTTTTACAAAAAGGTACACAGCTGGGAAGTGCTCGAGATATTGAAAGGCTTTATAAAAAATGTGTTGTTCATCAATTAGATTAGATTTTTGCTTTAATTAAATTAAGTCCCGATTATGCCGTCTACAATTTTGATTTTTTTAGATGCTCTTTCACCAAACTCTTTGTCGTGGGTGACGTATATAATGGTAGTTCCATATTGTTGATTAAATTTTTCGAATAAATCTAAAATCATTTTTGCATTGATACTATCTAGATTTCCTGTAGGCTCATCGGCGAATAAGTATTTAGGTTGCATGATTAATGCTCTGGCGATGGCCACTCTTTGCTGTTCTCCACCTGATAAGTTTGCTGGCAATCGATCTGCTTTTTCAGCTATACCGACTTGAGACAATAACTCTCTTGCGAAGAGTTCTTTTTGTAGTAATTGATTCGATTTCCTTGCAGGTAGAAGTATGTTTTCAATTGCTGAGAGTTCATTAAGTAAATAATGAAATTGAAAAACAAAACCAATTTCTTTATTTCTCAGTTCATGTATTTTTTTTATATCCATGGTTTTTA
Coding sequences within it:
- a CDS encoding ABC transporter ATP-binding protein, yielding MIQAKSIFKRFEPTSDPVIKGIELTINDGDFISMMGRSGSGKSTLLYLLSTLDRSFDGSVLYDGIDVKTMDIKKIHELRNKEIGFVFQFHYLLNELSAIENILLPARKSNQLLQKELFARELLSQVGIAEKADRLPANLSGGEQQRVAIARALIMQPKYLFADEPTGNLDSINAKMILDLFEKFNQQYGTTIIYVTHDKEFGERASKKIKIVDGIIGT